From Rhodococcus sp. B7740, one genomic window encodes:
- the eutC gene encoding ethanolamine ammonia-lyase subunit EutC — translation MEPAERPETEFWGEMRAMTQARIGLGRIGDSLPTTRVLEFRSAHAAARDAVHMPLEVEEFVGRVEQVGLGAPSVVTSLATSRAEYLRRPDLGRQPKDLSAVPHSEDEIGIVLGDGLSPRALADHGVAMLEALKAELSDRYSIAAPVIATEARVALGDHIAAAMGVRTVLVLIGERPGLSVADSLGIYLTHLPKPGCTDADRNCISNIHPPEGQGYAQSARIVAGLLAGARRLGRSGVALKDTSRADVLEAAEALTLE, via the coding sequence GTGGAGCCCGCGGAACGACCGGAAACAGAGTTCTGGGGCGAGATGCGGGCGATGACGCAGGCCCGGATCGGACTGGGGCGCATCGGTGATTCGTTGCCGACCACGCGGGTGCTCGAGTTTCGCTCTGCTCATGCCGCCGCGCGCGATGCGGTGCACATGCCGCTCGAGGTCGAGGAGTTCGTGGGCCGGGTCGAGCAGGTCGGTCTCGGTGCACCGTCGGTGGTGACGTCGTTGGCGACCAGTCGTGCGGAGTATCTGCGACGGCCCGATCTGGGTCGGCAGCCGAAGGATCTGTCGGCGGTGCCGCATTCCGAGGACGAGATCGGCATAGTGTTGGGCGACGGCTTGTCCCCGCGTGCGCTCGCCGATCACGGTGTGGCGATGCTGGAAGCGTTGAAAGCAGAGCTCTCCGATCGTTATTCGATCGCGGCTCCGGTGATCGCGACCGAGGCGCGGGTGGCGCTCGGTGATCACATCGCCGCGGCGATGGGTGTTCGGACGGTGCTGGTTCTGATCGGGGAGCGTCCGGGGTTGTCGGTTGCGGACAGTCTCGGCATCTACCTGACGCATCTGCCGAAACCCGGGTGCACCGACGCCGATCGCAACTGCATCTCCAACATCCATCCGCCGGAGGGACAGGGGTACGCACAGTCGGCACGAATCGTGGCCGGCCTGTTGGCCGGTGCCAGGAGACTCGGGCGGTCGGGTGTGGCGTTGAAGGACACCTCGCGAGCCGATGTGCTCGAAGCGGCCGAGGCCCTCACACTCGAGTGA
- a CDS encoding ethanolamine ammonia-lyase subunit EutB, which produces MTIYTQQVSGTTYTFDGLVDLMAKATPLRSGDELAGCAAESDAERAAAQWALSEVSLDVFLHDLLVPYESDEVTRLIIDSHDRIAFGAVSHLTVGGLRDWLLQVTAGPNAAATLRSVAAGLTPEMVAAVSKIMRNQDLIAVSRAAQVTSAFRTTIGLPGTLTTRLQPNHPTDDPRGIAAATLDGLLLGSGDAVIGINPATDSPQATADLLHLLDEIRQRFEIPTQSCVLSHVTTTMELIDKGVPVDLVFQSIAGTEGANSSFGVNVPLLREANEAGRSLHRGTVGNNVMYLETGQGSALSAGAHIGTGDRPVDQQTLETRAYAVARDLEPLLINTVVGFIGPEYLYDGKQIIRAGLEDHFCGKLLGLPMGVDVCYTNHAEADQDDMDTLLTLLGAAGVAFVIAVPGADDVMLGYQSLSFHDVLYVRQVLGLRPAPEFESWLSRLGMVDADGRVLDVDAAGSPLRALMSAR; this is translated from the coding sequence ATGACGATCTACACCCAACAGGTCTCGGGTACTACCTACACCTTCGACGGTCTGGTGGACCTGATGGCCAAGGCGACCCCGCTGCGGTCGGGAGACGAATTGGCCGGTTGCGCAGCCGAATCCGATGCCGAACGAGCTGCAGCGCAGTGGGCATTGTCGGAGGTCTCGCTCGATGTCTTCCTGCACGATCTGCTCGTTCCGTACGAGAGCGACGAGGTCACCCGGCTCATCATCGATTCACACGACCGAATCGCGTTCGGGGCGGTCTCGCACCTGACCGTCGGAGGTCTGCGGGACTGGCTGCTACAGGTCACCGCAGGGCCGAACGCGGCGGCGACGTTGCGCTCGGTGGCAGCCGGACTGACCCCGGAGATGGTGGCCGCGGTCAGCAAGATCATGCGGAACCAGGATCTGATCGCGGTGTCGCGGGCCGCGCAGGTGACGTCGGCGTTCCGTACGACGATAGGGCTGCCCGGAACACTGACCACGCGACTCCAGCCCAATCACCCGACGGACGACCCCCGCGGAATCGCCGCGGCCACGCTCGACGGACTGTTGCTCGGATCGGGCGACGCGGTGATCGGGATCAACCCGGCCACCGACTCACCGCAGGCGACGGCCGACCTGCTGCATCTGCTCGACGAGATTCGGCAACGCTTCGAGATTCCGACGCAGTCGTGCGTTCTCTCGCACGTGACGACGACGATGGAACTGATCGACAAGGGCGTTCCGGTCGATCTGGTCTTCCAATCCATCGCGGGCACCGAAGGAGCCAATTCGAGCTTCGGAGTGAACGTTCCGCTGCTGCGGGAAGCCAACGAGGCCGGCCGATCGCTGCACCGCGGAACCGTCGGGAACAACGTCATGTATCTCGAAACCGGTCAGGGTTCGGCATTGTCGGCGGGTGCGCACATCGGCACCGGCGACCGCCCCGTCGATCAGCAGACCCTCGAAACGCGCGCGTACGCCGTGGCCCGCGATCTCGAGCCGTTACTGATCAACACCGTCGTCGGATTCATCGGGCCCGAGTACCTGTACGACGGCAAGCAGATCATCAGGGCGGGCCTGGAAGATCACTTCTGCGGCAAGCTGCTTGGACTGCCGATGGGAGTGGACGTCTGCTACACCAACCACGCCGAGGCCGACCAGGACGACATGGACACCCTGCTGACGCTCCTCGGCGCGGCCGGGGTCGCGTTCGTCATCGCGGTTCCCGGTGCCGACGACGTCATGCTCGGATACCAATCGCTGAGCTTTCACGACGTGCTCTACGTCCGACAGGTTCTGGGTCTGCGGCCGGCACCGGAATTCGAGTCGTGGCTCTCCCGTCTGGGCATGGTGGACGCCGACGGCCGGGTCCTCGACGTCGATGCCGCGGGTTCACCGTTGCGAGCCTTGATGAGTGCGCGATGA
- the eat gene encoding ethanolamine permease has translation MSVVDPQSSQSKSGSHEGTRSHVEGGDYLAKRTLKKGTAGWVLLAGLGVSYVISGDYSGWNLGLAEGGFGGLLIAAIIIAGMYLAMVLGMAEMSSALPAAGGGYTFARRALGPWGGFATGTAILIEYAIAPAAIATFIGAYVESLGLFGITDGWWVYLVVYAVFIGIHLSGAGEALKIMFVITGIALVGLVVFAIAAIGQFDASNLTDIAPTDAAGASGFLPFGYLGIWAAVPFAIWFFLAIEGVPLAAEEAKDPTKNVPRGIIAAMGVLLVTGAVVLFLVTGAGGADAVKESGNPLVEALGDGTASKIVNYIGLAGLVASFFSIMYAYSRQLFALSRAGYLPKTLSITNSRKAPTLALIVPGVIGFLLSLTGQGGMLLNMAVFGAALSYVLMMVSHIVLRRNEPKMERPYRTPGGVVTTGFALVIAALAVVATFVVDSTAALWCLAVFVAFMAYFGIYSRHHLVANSPDEEFAALAEAEAELE, from the coding sequence ATGTCCGTGGTAGACCCCCAGTCGTCTCAATCGAAATCCGGCTCTCACGAGGGCACTCGGTCGCACGTCGAGGGCGGTGACTACCTGGCCAAACGTACCCTGAAGAAGGGGACAGCGGGCTGGGTACTGCTGGCAGGCCTCGGAGTCAGCTACGTCATCTCCGGCGATTACTCGGGGTGGAACCTCGGTCTCGCGGAGGGCGGTTTCGGTGGCCTCCTGATTGCGGCGATCATCATCGCGGGCATGTACCTGGCCATGGTCCTCGGCATGGCAGAGATGTCCTCGGCGCTGCCTGCAGCGGGCGGTGGCTACACCTTCGCCCGCCGAGCGCTCGGGCCGTGGGGTGGATTCGCCACCGGCACAGCCATTCTCATCGAGTACGCGATCGCTCCGGCGGCAATCGCCACGTTCATCGGTGCCTACGTCGAATCACTCGGACTGTTCGGTATCACCGACGGCTGGTGGGTCTACCTGGTGGTCTACGCCGTGTTCATCGGGATCCATCTGTCCGGCGCAGGCGAAGCCCTCAAGATCATGTTCGTCATCACCGGAATCGCACTCGTCGGACTCGTGGTCTTCGCCATCGCCGCCATCGGACAGTTCGACGCGAGCAACCTGACCGACATCGCCCCCACCGACGCCGCCGGAGCCTCCGGATTCCTGCCGTTCGGCTACCTCGGAATCTGGGCTGCCGTTCCGTTCGCCATCTGGTTCTTCCTCGCCATCGAAGGTGTTCCGCTGGCCGCGGAGGAGGCCAAGGATCCGACGAAGAACGTCCCGCGCGGCATCATCGCCGCCATGGGCGTGCTGCTCGTCACCGGTGCCGTCGTGCTGTTCCTGGTGACCGGGGCCGGCGGTGCCGACGCCGTCAAGGAATCGGGGAACCCGTTGGTGGAAGCTCTCGGTGACGGAACCGCGAGCAAGATCGTCAACTACATCGGCCTGGCCGGACTCGTCGCGTCGTTCTTCTCGATCATGTACGCGTACTCACGCCAGCTGTTCGCGCTCTCGCGCGCCGGGTACCTGCCGAAGACGCTGTCCATCACCAACTCTCGCAAGGCCCCCACACTGGCGTTGATCGTGCCGGGCGTCATCGGCTTCTTGCTCTCGTTGACCGGTCAGGGCGGAATGTTGCTCAACATGGCCGTGTTCGGCGCGGCTCTGAGTTACGTTCTGATGATGGTCAGCCACATCGTGCTGCGTCGTAACGAGCCGAAAATGGAACGCCCGTACCGAACCCCCGGCGGCGTCGTGACCACCGGATTCGCGTTGGTCATCGCAGCCCTCGCCGTTGTCGCCACCTTCGTCGTCGACTCCACCGCGGCGCTGTGGTGCCTGGCCGTGTTCGTCGCGTTCATGGCCTACTTCGGCATCTACAGCAGGCATCATCTGGTTGCGAATTCGCCGGACGAGGAATTCGCCGCACTGGCCGAGGCCGAGGCCGAACTGGAATGA
- a CDS encoding cation diffusion facilitator family transporter yields MKSSSKSDAAEGGESLRTVVIAFVANLGVAIAKTFAAVFTGSASMVAEAAHSWADTGNEIFLLVANRRGSRGPDDRRPLGYGRETYFWSTLAAIGLFVAGAAVSVWHGITSLLAGESSSENYLVAYVVLAVAFLLEGVSFLQSVRQIRGEAAEYDKDFLDYALETSDPTLRAVFAEDSAALIGIVIAGAGIGLHQLTGSAAFDAIGSILVGVLLGIVAFVLIDRNRRFLTGEPGSRALWNAVVQRIEQLPEVASVRFVRIEFVGPKQIYVVASVDLVGDFAESRIAHTLRRLERELETNRAVVDAVLTVAEPDEGDIGDVNAVGT; encoded by the coding sequence ATGAAGAGTTCATCGAAATCCGACGCGGCCGAGGGCGGCGAAAGCCTGCGCACCGTGGTGATCGCATTCGTCGCCAATCTCGGCGTCGCGATCGCCAAGACGTTCGCCGCAGTGTTCACCGGGTCGGCGTCGATGGTTGCCGAAGCCGCGCACTCGTGGGCGGATACCGGTAACGAGATCTTCCTGCTCGTCGCCAATCGTCGAGGTTCGCGCGGGCCCGACGATCGGCGGCCGCTCGGCTACGGGCGCGAGACCTACTTCTGGTCGACGCTCGCAGCCATCGGTCTCTTCGTCGCCGGTGCTGCGGTATCGGTGTGGCACGGCATCACCTCGTTGCTCGCCGGCGAATCGAGCAGCGAGAACTACCTCGTCGCGTATGTGGTGCTCGCCGTCGCATTTCTGCTCGAGGGAGTGTCGTTCCTGCAATCGGTTCGGCAGATTCGCGGTGAAGCGGCCGAATACGACAAGGACTTCCTCGACTACGCACTCGAGACCTCGGATCCGACGCTGCGCGCGGTGTTCGCGGAGGACAGCGCCGCATTGATCGGCATCGTGATCGCCGGTGCGGGAATCGGGTTGCATCAACTGACGGGGTCCGCGGCCTTCGATGCCATCGGATCCATTCTGGTGGGTGTACTGCTCGGAATCGTCGCCTTCGTGTTGATCGATCGAAACCGCCGATTCCTGACCGGCGAACCAGGATCGAGAGCATTATGGAACGCGGTGGTGCAGCGGATCGAGCAACTTCCCGAGGTGGCGTCGGTCAGATTCGTGCGCATCGAGTTCGTCGGTCCCAAACAGATCTACGTGGTGGCGAGTGTCGATCTCGTCGGTGATTTCGCAGAATCACGCATCGCGCACACGCTCCGGCGGCTGGAGCGTGAGTTGGAAACCAACAGGGCTGTGGTGGACGCGGTACTGACAGTCGCCGAACCGGACGAGGGAGACATCGGCGACGTCAACGCCGTCGGAACCTGA
- a CDS encoding DUF779 domain-containing protein: MNSAAQPARLKTTVEAMDLLRRLGGIHGELMMHQSGGCCDGSSPMCYPAGEFIVGDRDVLLGYIDLRLGVGEVPQDLPTGSDGVPVWISGSQFQAWKHTQLVLDVVPGRGGGFSLESPEGVRFLSRGRAYTAEENDILAQHPPLVGVDWEEGRRPEVPADPLVVAEAVDACPVPGMLQG; encoded by the coding sequence ATGAACAGCGCTGCGCAGCCCGCGCGGCTGAAGACCACCGTCGAGGCGATGGACCTGCTCCGTCGCCTCGGCGGTATCCACGGGGAACTGATGATGCATCAGTCCGGGGGATGCTGTGACGGGTCGTCGCCGATGTGTTATCCCGCAGGCGAATTCATCGTCGGCGACCGGGACGTTCTCCTGGGGTACATCGACCTTCGGCTGGGGGTCGGTGAGGTCCCACAGGACCTGCCGACCGGGAGCGACGGTGTGCCGGTGTGGATCTCGGGATCCCAGTTCCAGGCGTGGAAGCACACCCAGCTCGTGCTCGACGTGGTTCCCGGCCGCGGCGGTGGATTCTCGCTCGAATCGCCCGAGGGAGTGCGGTTCCTCAGCCGCGGACGTGCATACACCGCCGAGGAGAACGACATTCTCGCGCAGCATCCACCACTGGTGGGAGTCGACTGGGAAGAAGGTCGACGGCCGGAGGTTCCCGCAGACCCCTTGGTGGTCGCCGAGGCCGTCGATGCGTGTCCCGTCCCTGGGATGCTTCAGGGCTGA
- the exaC gene encoding acetaldehyde dehydrogenase ExaC, translated as MSVYSRPGSADSVMSFQSRYDNWIGGEWVPPVKGQYFENPTPVTGENFCEVARSTSEDIELALDAAHAAAPAWGKTSAAERAVILNKIADRIAENLESIALAESWDNGKPIRETLNADIPLAVDHFRYFAGCIRAQEGSLSEIDSDTVAYHFHEPLGVVGQIIPWNFPILMAVWKLAPALAAGNAVVLKPAEQTPASILHLISIIGDLLPPGVVNIVNGFGVEAGKPLASSPRIAKIAFTGETTTGRLIMQYASQNLIPVTLELGGKSPNVFFSDVLQANDDYQDKALEGFTMFALNQGEVCTCPSRSLIQADIFDEFLALAAIRTKAVRQGDPLDTETMIGAQASNDQLEKILSYIEIGKGEGAQVVTGGERAQLGGDLNGGYYVQPTIFTGKNNMRIFQEEIFGPVVSVTSFKDYDDAIDIANDTLYGLGAGVWSRDGGVAYRAGRDIKAGRVWTNTYHQYPAHAAFGGYKQSGIGRENHKMMLDHYQQTKNLLVSYAQKAQGFF; from the coding sequence ATGTCCGTCTACTCCCGTCCAGGTTCCGCCGATTCCGTCATGTCGTTCCAGTCGCGTTACGACAACTGGATCGGCGGCGAGTGGGTACCGCCGGTCAAGGGTCAGTACTTCGAGAACCCGACTCCCGTCACCGGAGAGAACTTCTGCGAGGTCGCCCGCTCCACGTCCGAGGACATCGAGCTCGCGCTCGATGCCGCACACGCCGCAGCGCCCGCATGGGGCAAGACCTCCGCAGCCGAGCGCGCCGTGATTCTCAACAAGATCGCCGACCGAATCGCCGAGAACCTCGAGTCCATCGCACTGGCGGAGTCCTGGGACAACGGCAAGCCGATTCGCGAGACTCTCAACGCCGACATTCCGCTCGCCGTCGATCACTTCCGCTACTTCGCCGGCTGCATCCGCGCGCAGGAGGGATCACTCTCCGAGATCGACAGCGACACAGTGGCATACCACTTCCACGAGCCGCTCGGAGTCGTCGGGCAGATCATCCCGTGGAACTTCCCGATCCTCATGGCCGTATGGAAGCTCGCGCCCGCTCTCGCGGCCGGAAATGCCGTGGTGCTCAAGCCCGCCGAGCAGACTCCCGCATCGATCCTGCACCTGATCTCGATCATCGGCGACCTCCTGCCTCCGGGCGTCGTCAACATCGTCAACGGATTCGGAGTCGAGGCAGGCAAGCCGCTGGCGTCCAGCCCGCGCATCGCCAAGATCGCCTTCACCGGGGAGACCACCACCGGCCGTCTCATCATGCAGTACGCGTCGCAGAACCTGATTCCGGTGACGCTCGAACTCGGCGGCAAGAGCCCCAACGTCTTCTTCTCCGACGTGCTGCAGGCCAACGACGATTACCAGGACAAGGCGCTCGAGGGCTTCACGATGTTCGCCCTCAATCAGGGTGAAGTGTGCACCTGCCCGTCGCGCTCGCTGATCCAGGCGGACATCTTCGACGAGTTCCTCGCCTTGGCCGCCATCCGCACCAAGGCTGTGCGACAGGGAGATCCGCTCGACACCGAGACCATGATCGGCGCACAGGCGTCCAACGATCAGCTCGAGAAGATTCTCTCGTACATCGAGATCGGCAAGGGCGAGGGCGCACAGGTCGTCACCGGCGGTGAGCGTGCGCAGCTCGGCGGAGATCTGAACGGTGGCTACTACGTCCAGCCGACGATCTTCACCGGCAAGAACAACATGCGCATCTTCCAGGAGGAGATCTTCGGTCCGGTCGTGTCGGTCACGTCCTTCAAGGACTACGACGATGCCATCGACATCGCCAACGACACCCTCTACGGACTCGGCGCAGGCGTCTGGTCTCGCGACGGCGGCGTCGCCTACCGAGCCGGACGCGACATCAAGGCCGGCCGCGTGTGGACCAACACGTACCACCAGTACCCCGCGCACGCCGCGTTCGGTGGCTACAAGCAGTCGGGTATCGGCCGCGAGAACCACAAGATGATGCTCGATCACTACCAGCAGACCAAGAACCTGCTCGTCAGCTACGCCCAGAAGGCCCAGGGCTTCTTCTGA
- a CDS encoding transcriptional regulator, whose protein sequence is MASRSDSGGNPWVAVRPGEDVAVLARQMSNAHQSFVDDLRTHGSTVRSVVLDSWMRSRTKGVDPDGGNDTPALTGPDLERYRNGHPMAIIRPVIRKLLVEDAADTGLLVAISDAEGRLLWVEGDSAAKDRALTMDFAEGVDWSEENKGTNAPGTALAVDHSVQIFASEHFSRSVHEWSCSAAPVHHPTSGHILGAIDITGGPRVAVPEVLSLVRATVAAAESELRLHLMNSPKSLGDTAPRLEVLGSGRPGVVRGSGRIPLSQRHAEILLLLGEHPEGLSSDHLAVLLDEQELDSVTIRAEMSRLRKAFGTAGLASRPYRLVGELSSDVGDIRRALDRGDVEAALRIYSGPVLPGSSAPGIEEIREELRSRMQAALLRLGDPVLLAQWTSSIHGRSDVIAWEAYRATLSRDSALYGQVSARIDLLDRELGI, encoded by the coding sequence ATGGCAAGCCGATCGGACAGTGGCGGCAACCCCTGGGTCGCAGTGCGTCCCGGCGAGGACGTCGCTGTGCTCGCGCGCCAGATGTCCAATGCCCACCAATCTTTCGTGGACGACCTCCGTACTCACGGTTCGACGGTGAGGTCCGTCGTACTCGACTCGTGGATGCGCAGTCGCACCAAGGGGGTCGATCCCGACGGCGGAAACGACACTCCGGCATTGACCGGGCCGGATCTCGAGCGCTACCGCAACGGCCATCCGATGGCGATCATTCGTCCGGTCATCCGAAAGCTGCTGGTCGAGGACGCGGCGGACACCGGCTTGCTCGTCGCCATCTCCGATGCCGAAGGCCGGCTGCTGTGGGTCGAGGGTGACTCCGCAGCCAAGGACCGAGCGCTCACGATGGACTTCGCCGAGGGCGTCGATTGGAGCGAGGAGAACAAGGGCACCAATGCCCCCGGTACCGCGCTCGCAGTCGACCACAGTGTGCAGATCTTCGCGTCCGAGCATTTCTCTCGGTCGGTGCACGAGTGGAGCTGCTCGGCGGCACCGGTTCACCACCCCACCAGTGGCCACATCCTGGGGGCGATCGACATCACCGGTGGCCCGCGCGTTGCGGTGCCCGAGGTGCTCTCGCTGGTGCGTGCCACCGTCGCCGCCGCTGAGTCCGAATTGCGCCTGCATCTGATGAACTCGCCGAAATCGTTGGGCGACACTGCTCCTCGGCTCGAGGTTCTCGGATCCGGACGGCCGGGAGTGGTGCGTGGTTCCGGCCGGATACCGCTCTCCCAGCGACACGCGGAGATACTGCTTCTACTCGGTGAGCATCCCGAAGGGCTCAGCTCCGACCACCTCGCCGTGCTGCTCGACGAGCAGGAGCTGGACTCGGTGACGATTCGCGCCGAGATGTCGAGATTGCGCAAGGCATTCGGTACCGCCGGCCTGGCGTCGCGGCCCTACCGTCTGGTCGGCGAGCTGTCCTCGGACGTCGGCGACATCCGGCGTGCCCTCGACCGCGGCGACGTCGAGGCTGCTCTTCGTATCTACTCGGGACCGGTGCTGCCCGGATCGTCCGCGCCCGGCATCGAGGAGATCCGCGAGGAACTGCGGTCTCGAATGCAGGCCGCGCTGCTCCGACTCGGAGATCCGGTGCTACTGGCGCAGTGGACGTCGTCGATTCACGGTCGATCGGACGTGATCGCGTGGGAGGCCTACCGGGCCACCCTGAGCCGAGACTCCGCGCTGTACGGGCAGGTCAGTGCGCGTATCGATCTCCTCGACCGCGAACTCGGAATCTGA